The sequence CTGGTCGACCTGCGTCCCAAGGGTTTGAAGGGTACGCAGGTGGAGCATGCGCTGGAACGTGCCGGCATCACTTGCAACAAAAACGGCATTCCCTTCGATACCGAAAAGCCGACGGTCACTTCCGGCATCCGCCTCGGCACGCCGGCCGGCACCGCGCGCGGTTTTGGCGTCGACGAGTTCCGCACCATCGGCCGCCTGACGGTAGAGATCTTCGACGCCCTGGCGCGCAAGCCGGAGGGAGATGCCGAAGTCGAGCAAAAAGTGCTGACCGAAGTGCAGGCCCTGTGCAAGCGCTTCCCTATCTATTGAGATCAAGGAGCACGCCATGAGCAACCTGCATCAGCAAAGCCTGGTCATCGACGGCTTGAATATCTCCAAGTGGGAGCGGCCGGTATTCGAAGACATGAAGAAGGGCGGCCTGAGCGCCGTCAACTGCACCATTTCGGTGTGGGAGAATTTCCAGGGCACGGTCGGCAATGTGGTCGACATGAAGAACCTGATCCGCGACAACGCCGACCTGCTCACGCTGGTGCGCGGCGTCGACGACATCACGCGGGCGAAGAAAGAAGGCCGCACCGGCGTCATCCTCGGTTTCCAGAACGCTCATGCGTTTGAAGACAACCTCGGCTATATCGAAGTGTTCGCCGAACTGGGCGTGCGGGTGGTACAGCTTTGCTACAACACCCAGAACCTGATCGGCACCGGTTGCTACGAACGCGACGGCGGCCTGTCCGGCTTCGGCCGCGAAGTGATCGCCGAGATGAACCGGGTCGGCATCATGGTCGATCTGTCGCATGTCGGCGGCAATACCTCCACCGAAGCGATCCTGGCCTCCAACAAGCCGGTTTGCTATTCGCACTGCCTGCCATCCGGCCTGAAACAGCATCCGCGCAACAAGAGCGATGAACAACTGAAATTCATCGCCGACCATGGCGGCTTCATCGGCGTCACTATGTTTCCGCCTTTCCTCAAACGCGGCAGCAGCGCCAATGTCGATGACTACGTAGAGGCCTTCGACTACATCATCAACCTGGTCGGCGACGACTGCGTCGGTATCGGCACCGATTTCACGCAAGGTTACGGCAAGCCGTTCTTCGAATGGCTGACGCACGACAAGGGACGCCACCGCCGCCTGACGGATTTCGGTACGGTGATCAACCCGGAAGGCTTCCGCACCATCGGCGATTTCCCCAATCTGACCACGGCCATGGAACGCGCCGGCTGGAAGGAAAGCCGCATCCGCAAGGTGCTTGGCGAGAACTGGCTGCGGGTGTTCGGCGAAGTCTGGACTGCCTGCTAGCGCTACGTAGCTACGTAAATACTGAGGAGTAGTGATGCAACCCCAATTGCCGATTGAAGTCGACGCCGAGACTGGTGTCTGGACTACCGACAAGCTGCCGATGCTGTATGTGCCGCGCCATTTCTTCACCAATAACCACACCGCCGTGGAGGCAGCACTCGGGCGCGAAAAATATGCGCAGATCCTGTATGACGCCGGTCACAAATCCGCCTACTACTGGTGTGAAAAGGAAGCTCGGCAGCACGATATGTCTGGCCTCGACGTCTACAAGCATTATTTGAAACGGCTGTCACAGCGTGGCTGGGGTTTGTTCTCCTTTACCGAAGTGGACGCCGCCAATGCCAGCGCCAGCATCAAGCTGGTCAATTCATCGTTCGTTCTGCAGCAGCCGGAAGCGCAAGGCAAGCTGTGCTACATGTTCGCCGGCTGGTTCGCCGGCGCCATGGACTGGGTTTCCGACACCACCGGCAATCCGCGCCGCTCGGTATGCAGCGAAACCCAGTGCGGCGGCGAAGGCCACGCGCATTGCGTATTCACGGTTACACCGCTTTCTGCCTAGGGCCAGATACCGACCATGCGCTATCCCACTTTGTTTTCGCCGTTGACCCTGAACCAGATTACCCTGCGCAACCGCGTGGTCAGCACCGCGCACGCCGAAGTCTATGCGGAAGCAGGCGGCTTGCCGGGCGAGCGCTATATCCGTTATTACGAAGAAAAGGCCAAGGGCGGTCTGGGCCTGGCAATCTGCGGCGGTTCCAGCACGGTCTCCATCGACAGTCCGCAAGGCTGGTGGAAATCGGTCAATCTGACTACCGACAAAGTGATCGAGCCTTTATCGCGGCTGGCGGAAGCGATGCACCGGCACGGCGCCAAGATCATGATCCAGGCTACCCATATGGGACGGCGCACAGCCTGGCATGGCGAGAACTGGCCACATCTGGTCAGTCCCTCGGGGATCAGGGAACCGGTCCATCGCGGCAACGCCAAGATCATCGAGATCGAAGAGATTCGCCGTATCGTCGCCGACTTTGCCGCTGCCGCCAAACGAGTCAAGCAAGCTGGCATGGATGGCATCGAGATTTCCGCCGCCCACCAGCAACTGATCGACCAGTTCTGGAGTCCACGCGTCAACCAGCGTACCGACGAATACGGCGGCAGCTTGGAGAACCGGATGCGCTTCGGCATCGAAGTATTGACGGCGGTGCGAGAAGCAGTCGGCAAGGATTTTTGCGTCGGCATGCGCATGTGCGGCGATGAATTCCATGAAGACGGCGTCGATCACGAAACCGCCAAGCAGATTGCGCAGGCGCTGTCTGCCAGCGGCCTGATCGATTTCCTGAGCGTGGTTGGTTCCGGTGCCGATACGCATAATACGCTGGCGAACTGCATGCCGCCGATGGCCTTGCCGCCGGAGCCGTTCGTGCACCTCGCTGCCGGCATCAAGGCGGTGTCGAGCGTGCCGGTGATGCATGCGCAAAGCATACGCGACGCCGGCCAGGCGGAACGCATACTGTCGTCCGGCATGGTGGATCTGGTCGGCATGACGCGTGCGCAGATCGCCGATCCGCATATGGTGATCAAGATCCGCGACGGCCGTGAAGACGAAATCAAGCAATGCGTCGGCGCCAATTATTGCATCGACCGCCAGTACAACGGCCTGGATGTGCTGTGCGTGCAGAACGCCGCCACCTCGCGCGAGCAGAGCATGCCGCACCAGATCGCCAAGAGCCGTGGACCTAAACGCAAAGTGGTCGTGGTCGGCGCCGGTCCGGCCGGGCTGGAAGCGGCGCGCGTGGCGCGCGAACGCGGCCACGAAGTGGTGCTGTTCGAGCGCAGCGAAGCGGTCGGCGGCCAGATCAACCTGGCGGCCAAGGCGCCGCAGCGCGAACAGATGGCCGGCATCGTGCGCTGGTTCGACATGGAAACCAAGCGCCTCGGCGTTGACCGCCGGCTTGGCGTCGATGCCGACGAAGCCATGATCCTGGCGGAACGGCCGGATATCGTGGTGCTGGCCACCGGCGGCAGCAACTACACCAGCCAAGTTGCTGACTGGGGCATTGCCGAAGGACTGTCTGTCAGTTCCTGGGACATCCTGCAGGGACGGGTCGCGCCGGGCAAGAACGTGCTGGTGTATGACGGCATCAGCACCCATGCCGGCTTCGGCGTCGCCGATTTCCTGGCCAGCCGCGGCAGCCTGGTGGAAATCGTCACACCCGACGTCAAGATCGCCGACGACACCGGCGGCACCACCTTCCCGATTTTTTATCGCCGCCTGTATGCCCAGGGCGTGATCCCGACGCCGAATTACTGGCTGGACCGGGTCTATGCCGAAGGCGACAAGAAGGTGGCGGTGCTGCGCAACGAGTACACCGAAGTGCAGGAGGAGCGGGTGGTCGACCAGGTGGTGATTGAAAACGGCATCCTGCCCAATGACCAGCTGTACTGGTCGCTCAAGCCGCAATCGGTCAATCGCGGCCAGATCGACGTCAACAAGCTGTTCGCCGCCGAGCCGCAGCCCGCCTTGTCGGAACCGCTAGGCGACGGCCGCTTCCTGCTGTTCCGGGTAGGCGACTGCATCTCTATGCATAACATCCACGCTGCGATCTACGACTCGCTGCGTCTGTGCAAAGACTTCTGACTATGAGCGCAGCAGCTTCTTCCCTTAATCTGCTCATTACCGTCCTGTTCTGGCTTTCGGTGGCAGGGCTGACGGTGGGCATGGCGCGGCGGGCAGCACTGTGGCGTGCTGGCCGTGAAGCGCCCGTGGCTTGGCTAGGATTGCTGGCCATTCCCAAGCGCTATTTTGTTGATCTGCACCATGTGGTGGCGCGCGACCCGTATATCGCCCGCACCCACGTGGCTACTGCCGGCGGCGCCATTGCCGCCATGGCGCTGGTAGCACTCAACTATGGCTTGATGCTGTATGCCGCGGCACTGAATACCGCCATCGGCTTGTGCGCGCTGCTGATGCTGGTCGGCGTGCTGTTTGTCTGGCATCGCCGCCGCACGCCGCCGGCGCGGTTGTCGCGCGGCGCCTGGATGCGGCTGCCGTGGATGCTGGCGGCGTTTGCGCTGGGTTTGCTGGCGCTCGGCCTGATTCCGCTGCAGCTGGTCTCCGGTGCGAGTGCGCTGGCGACCGTGGTGTTGCTGGGCCTGGGCGCCTGGACGCTGACCATCGGCGCCACCCGTGGCGGACCGATGAAGCATGCGCTGGCCGGCTTGCTGCACCTGGCTTTCCATCCGCGCCCTGAACGCTTCAAGCAGGTCGCCGGCGGCACTCCGACCACGGCGCTCAAGGTTCTGAAGCTGGAGCAAGGCGAACTGGGAGTCGGCAAGCCGGTCGAGTTCCGCTGGAACCAGCTGCTGAGCTTCGATGCCTGCGTCCAGTGCGGCAAGTGCGAGGCCGCCTGCCCGGCGTTTGCTGCCGGCCAGCCCTTGAATCCGAAGAAGCTGATTCAGGATATGGTGACCGGCATGGCCGGCGGCAGCGACGCCAATTTTGCCGGCAGCCCTTATCCCGGCATCCCGCTCGGCGGCCATCAGGGCAGCCCGTTGGAGGCGATCGTGCCGGGCCTGATTTCCAGCGACACGCTATGGTCTTGCACCACCTGTCGCGCCTGCGTGCAGGAATGCCCGATGCTGATCGAGCACGTGGATGCCATCGTCGATATGCGTCGTCACCAAACCTTGCAGTTCGGCGCGGTGCCGGGTAAAGGACCGGAAGTGCTGGCCAATTTGCGCGAAACCGGCAGCGCCGGCGGCTTCGACCTCGGCGTGCGCTACAACTGGGCGCTGGACCTGAACGTCCGCCAGATCAGCGCCGGTCAGCCGGTCGACGTGCTGCTGCTGGTGGGCGAAGGCGGTTTCGACATGCGTTACCAGCGCAGCCTGCGCGCGCTGGTCAAGGTGCTGCAAGCCGCGCAGGTCGATTTTGCCGTGCTCGGTTCGCTGGAAAACGATTGCGGCGATGTCGCCCGCCGTCTCGGCGATGAGGCGACTTTCCAAAACCTGGCGCAGCAGATGATTGCGCAGCTGTCGGCATTTACCTTCAAGCGCATCGTCACTGCCGATCCGCATGTCATGCACTGCCTACGCAACGAATATCCGGCGCTCGGCGGCCACTATGAAGTGCTGCATCACACCGGCTTCATGGCGTCGCTGGTCAGCCAGGGCAAACTCAAGCCGCGCGCAGCCGCCGACAGCGAGCAGCGCTTTACCTATCACGACCCCTGTTACCTGGGCCGCTACAACGGCGAAATCGAGGCGCCGCGCGAGCTGCTCAAGCTGCTGGGCCTGTCGCTGCATGAAATGGAACGCCATGGCATGCGCGGCCGCTGCTGCGGCGGCGGTGGCGGCGCGCCGCTGACTGATATCCCCGGCAAGCAGCGCATTCCCGATATCCGCATCCACGATGCGCGCACGGTGCGCGCCGACACGGTGGTGGTAGCTTGCCCGAACTGCACCGCGATGCTGGAAGGCGTAGTGGGGCCGCGTCCCGAGGTGCGCGATATCGCTGAACTGCTGGCCGCTGCATTGGAGCATTGAATATGGACATGGCGATGACAACGACAATGGCGACGGCGAGCTGCATCAGGCGGATAGATCCGCGCCGTCCATTCACGCTGAATGCCGATGGCTTGAAGCGCATTGTGCTGGGACAGGCAGGCGCGGCAGGCCTCGATCTGCAGGTGTTTCCGTTGGCGCCGGCGCACCAGTCGATCAAGCCGCAGCGCCTGGCAGCGGATGCACAGTTGAAAAAATGTCTGCTGGCAGTGGCGCACAGCGACCGCGGCAGCCTCGACGAACATGCGCGCCAGGCCGTGGCCGCCGCCGCACTGCTGGCCGACGGCGCCACCGAAGTGGTGCTGCTGGTGTTCGGCGAACTGAACGACGATGCCGCCGCGCTTGGCGCGGATCGCTGCGTCGTATTGCCGCAATTCGGCAGTCATCGGTTTGCGCCGGAAGCTGAGCTGGTGGCGCTGATCGCCTTGCTCGAAGAATTGTTGCCGGCGCATGTCTTCATGGCCGACAACGGCGTCGCCGACAGCGACCTGGGACGGCGCCTGGGCGCGGCGATGAACGCAGCCAGCATCGCCACGCATGTGGTGGAAATCAAGCAGGAAGGGCTGGCGGTCTACCGGCAGCGGGGCAGCCTGATGGCGCGCCGCGAACTGACGGCGATCGTGCTGCTGGAAGCCGATGCCGTGGATGCGCGCCTGCCCTTCCTCGGGCGCGGGCAGCGAGCCGAGCAGTTGGCCGAAGCGCTCGGCATCGCGGCAAGCGCCACTTCGGCCGGCGCATTTACCGACCTTGGCGTGAAAACCATGGCGGCGTCGCAAGTGGCGCTGGATGAAGCCGATTTCATCGTTTCGGCTGGCAATGGCGTCGGCGATGTCACCCTGTTCAATGCGCTGGCGCAGGTGCTGGACGCCGCCGTCGGCGCCAGCCGGGTTGCGGTCGACGACGGCAAGTTTGAGCGCGATAAGCAGATCGGCGCCACCGGCAAGACGGTCAGCGCCAGCGCCTATCTCGCTTTTGGCATTTCCGGCGCGGTCCAGCATCTGCAGGGCATCAAGGACTGCCGCCATGTGATCGCGGTCAACCTGGATGCCAGTGCGCCCATGATTAAGCGCGCCGATCTCAGCATCATCGGTGATGCGCAGGAACTGATGGCTGCCTTGCTGGAACAGGTCCGGCAGGCTCGGGCGA comes from Collimonas pratensis and encodes:
- a CDS encoding DUF5943 domain-containing protein, which codes for MQPQLPIEVDAETGVWTTDKLPMLYVPRHFFTNNHTAVEAALGREKYAQILYDAGHKSAYYWCEKEARQHDMSGLDVYKHYLKRLSQRGWGLFSFTEVDAANASASIKLVNSSFVLQQPEAQGKLCYMFAGWFAGAMDWVSDTTGNPRRSVCSETQCGGEGHAHCVFTVTPLSA
- a CDS encoding NADH:flavin oxidoreductase, which produces MRYPTLFSPLTLNQITLRNRVVSTAHAEVYAEAGGLPGERYIRYYEEKAKGGLGLAICGGSSTVSIDSPQGWWKSVNLTTDKVIEPLSRLAEAMHRHGAKIMIQATHMGRRTAWHGENWPHLVSPSGIREPVHRGNAKIIEIEEIRRIVADFAAAAKRVKQAGMDGIEISAAHQQLIDQFWSPRVNQRTDEYGGSLENRMRFGIEVLTAVREAVGKDFCVGMRMCGDEFHEDGVDHETAKQIAQALSASGLIDFLSVVGSGADTHNTLANCMPPMALPPEPFVHLAAGIKAVSSVPVMHAQSIRDAGQAERILSSGMVDLVGMTRAQIADPHMVIKIRDGREDEIKQCVGANYCIDRQYNGLDVLCVQNAATSREQSMPHQIAKSRGPKRKVVVVGAGPAGLEAARVARERGHEVVLFERSEAVGGQINLAAKAPQREQMAGIVRWFDMETKRLGVDRRLGVDADEAMILAERPDIVVLATGGSNYTSQVADWGIAEGLSVSSWDILQGRVAPGKNVLVYDGISTHAGFGVADFLASRGSLVEIVTPDVKIADDTGGTTFPIFYRRLYAQGVIPTPNYWLDRVYAEGDKKVAVLRNEYTEVQEERVVDQVVIENGILPNDQLYWSLKPQSVNRGQIDVNKLFAAEPQPALSEPLGDGRFLLFRVGDCISMHNIHAAIYDSLRLCKDF
- a CDS encoding (Fe-S)-binding protein, with translation MSAAASSLNLLITVLFWLSVAGLTVGMARRAALWRAGREAPVAWLGLLAIPKRYFVDLHHVVARDPYIARTHVATAGGAIAAMALVALNYGLMLYAAALNTAIGLCALLMLVGVLFVWHRRRTPPARLSRGAWMRLPWMLAAFALGLLALGLIPLQLVSGASALATVVLLGLGAWTLTIGATRGGPMKHALAGLLHLAFHPRPERFKQVAGGTPTTALKVLKLEQGELGVGKPVEFRWNQLLSFDACVQCGKCEAACPAFAAGQPLNPKKLIQDMVTGMAGGSDANFAGSPYPGIPLGGHQGSPLEAIVPGLISSDTLWSCTTCRACVQECPMLIEHVDAIVDMRRHQTLQFGAVPGKGPEVLANLRETGSAGGFDLGVRYNWALDLNVRQISAGQPVDVLLLVGEGGFDMRYQRSLRALVKVLQAAQVDFAVLGSLENDCGDVARRLGDEATFQNLAQQMIAQLSAFTFKRIVTADPHVMHCLRNEYPALGGHYEVLHHTGFMASLVSQGKLKPRAAADSEQRFTYHDPCYLGRYNGEIEAPRELLKLLGLSLHEMERHGMRGRCCGGGGGAPLTDIPGKQRIPDIRIHDARTVRADTVVVACPNCTAMLEGVVGPRPEVRDIAELLAAALEH
- a CDS encoding electron transfer flavoprotein subunit alpha/FixB family protein — encoded protein: MTTTMATASCIRRIDPRRPFTLNADGLKRIVLGQAGAAGLDLQVFPLAPAHQSIKPQRLAADAQLKKCLLAVAHSDRGSLDEHARQAVAAAALLADGATEVVLLVFGELNDDAAALGADRCVVLPQFGSHRFAPEAELVALIALLEELLPAHVFMADNGVADSDLGRRLGAAMNAASIATHVVEIKQEGLAVYRQRGSLMARRELTAIVLLEADAVDARLPFLGRGQRAEQLAEALGIAASATSAGAFTDLGVKTMAASQVALDEADFIVSAGNGVGDVTLFNALAQVLDAAVGASRVAVDDGKFERDKQIGATGKTVSASAYLAFGISGAVQHLQGIKDCRHVIAVNLDASAPMIKRADLSIIGDAQELMAALLEQVRQARAMEVAS
- a CDS encoding dipeptidase; amino-acid sequence: MSNLHQQSLVIDGLNISKWERPVFEDMKKGGLSAVNCTISVWENFQGTVGNVVDMKNLIRDNADLLTLVRGVDDITRAKKEGRTGVILGFQNAHAFEDNLGYIEVFAELGVRVVQLCYNTQNLIGTGCYERDGGLSGFGREVIAEMNRVGIMVDLSHVGGNTSTEAILASNKPVCYSHCLPSGLKQHPRNKSDEQLKFIADHGGFIGVTMFPPFLKRGSSANVDDYVEAFDYIINLVGDDCVGIGTDFTQGYGKPFFEWLTHDKGRHRRLTDFGTVINPEGFRTIGDFPNLTTAMERAGWKESRIRKVLGENWLRVFGEVWTAC